The following are encoded in a window of Colletotrichum lupini chromosome 3, complete sequence genomic DNA:
- a CDS encoding methylthioribulose-1-phosphate dehydratase encodes MKSDWCIALRSMHSAIAAPLELPLPFTALLISHTICLDLSQRLIDTRTTRSRLGFTGSIDRKDIRFGQACLTPNQPQPATGLAADSSPHHLLVPVPFFQCLNPCYETLSIPPSYLPAMTRCPFVVGAADGPELRESQLFGVEEERSVPLRARHVGKATTATGSTLLPPHSASYELVWLRNRELRFSWIPEKQFSRAKSSITEYHNSRTPRSLPRLPRETHLRSQSTMASTTEIENPDLLVTSNDPEHPANLIPSLCAKFWTLGWVTGTGGGCSIRNDDLVYLAPSGVQKELMKPQDIYVLSLAAQEASLKNRVYLRSPPSYKPSQCTPLFLAAFTRRGAGCCIHTHSHWAVLVTLILEGQGRAGGNDKLFEINNIEQIKGFGKGFRKQGNLGYHDTLRIPVIENTAHEEDLTEFLEEAMDKYPDTYAVLVRRHGVYVWGDNVHKAKTQCESLDYLFQLAVEMKQLGIPWISDIPGSLTDDLRLKPNRHPSKSKSHRAPNPDNLARSNASDPLVTWNMRSTQYMDRMSHKNTNTFKHARTTRKTL; translated from the exons ATGAAGAGCGACTGGTGTATCGCTCTCAGAAGCATGCACTCCGCGAT TGCCGCGCCGTTGGAGCTGCCATTGCCATTCACTGCTTTACTAATATCACACACA ATATGCCTCGATTTAAGCCAGCGCCTGATTGACACTCGCACGACACGATCCCGGCTGGGGTTCACCGGCTCGATTGATCGAAAAGATATCCGTTTCGGGCAGGCGTGTTT GACGCCTAATCAGCCTCAACCAGCGACCGGACTAGCTGCCGATTCTTCACCA CACCACCTGCTGGTACCCGTCCCCTTTTTCCAATGCCTGAACCCGTGCTATGAGACTTTGTCAATCCCGCCGTCGTATTTACCAGCTATGACCCGGTGCCCATTTGTAGTTGGGGCTGCCGATGGACCCGAGTTGAGAGAG TCGCAACTCTTTGGAGTGGAGGAGGAGCGTTCCGTGCCTTTGCGTGCTCGCCATGTGGGGAAGGCGACAACTGCCACTGGCTCAACTCTCCTCCCGCCTCACTCAGCCTCATATGAGCTCGTGTGGCTG CGCAACCGTGAGCTCAGATTTTCCTGGATACCCGAGAAACAATTTT CCCGAGCCAAATCGAGCATAACAGAGTATCACAACTCGAGAACCCCCCGTTCGCTACCCAGATTACCCCGCGAAACTCACCTTAGAAGCCAGTCCACCATGGCGTCCACAACTGAGATTGAGAACCCCGACCTGCTCGTCACCTCAAACGACCCGGAACACCCCGCGAATCTCATCCCTTCGCTTTGCGCAAAGTTCTGGACATTAGGCTGGGTTACTGGTACCGGTGGTGGCTGCTCCATTCGAAATGA CGACCTCGTCTACCTCGCCCCCTCAGGCGTCCAAAAAGAACTCATGAAGCCTCAGGACATCTACGTCCTCTCTCTCGCCGCCCAAGAAGCATCCCTCAAAAACCGCGTCTACCTCCGCTCCCCGCCCTCCTACAAGCCTTCCCAGTGCACCCCTCTCTTCCTCGCCGCCTTCACCCGCCGCGGCGCCGGCTGCTGCATCCACACGCACTCCCACTGGGCCGTCCTCGTCACCCTCATCCTCGAGGGTCAAGGCCGCGCCGGCGGCAACGACAAGCTGTTCGAGATCAACAACATCGAACAGATCAAGGGCTTCGGAAAGGGGTTCCGGAAGCAAGGCAATCTCGGGTACCACGACACCCTCCGCATCCCCGTTATCGAGAACACGGCCCACGAGGAGGACCTGACAGAGTTCCTCGAGGAGGCCATGGACAAGTACCCTGACACATACGCCGTGCTGGTGCGGAGGCACGGCGTCTATGTTTGGGGCGACAACGTCCACAAGGCCAAGACGCAGTGTGAGAG CTTGGACTATCTCTTCCAATTGGCCGTCGAGATGAAACAGCTGGGTATCCCCTGGATCAGCGACATTCCA GGGTCACTTACGGATGACTTACGTCTGAAACCAAACCGCCACCCGTCAAAAAGCAAATCGCATCGCGCACCGAACCCAGATAATCTTGCAAGGAGCAACGCCTCAGATCCGCTTGTCACTTGGAATATGCGTTCAACTCAGTACATGGACCGCATGTCACACAAAAACACGAACACCTTCAAGCACGCACGAACTACGAGGAAGACATTGTGA
- a CDS encoding calreticulin family protein codes for MKFNAAALSAAAMFAGVYADDAQKVLSEDKTSTAAESSTSVTPQLSTFTPTTLKAPFLEQFTDDWESRWSPSHAKKDSKDDEEWAYVGEWSVEEPTVYKGMEGDKGLVVKNPAAHHAISAKFPKKIDNKGKTLVVQYEVKLQNGLECGGAYLKLLRENKALHSEEFSNATPYVIMFGPDKCGHTNKVHFIFNHKNPKTGDYEEKHLTSPPTARIVKTTELYTLIVHPNNTFIIQQNGEQVKTGSLLEDFSPSVNPEKEIDDAKDSKPEDWVDEARIADPEAKKPEDWDEDAPYEIVDEEATKPEDWLEDEAQTIPDPEAQKPEDWDDEEDGDWVAPTVPNPKCTEASGCGPWTKPLKKNPDYKGKWTAPYIDNPAYKGVWAPRKIKNPDYFEDKTPANFEPMGAIGFEIWTMQNDILFDNIYIGHSVEDAAKLAEETFKEKHPIEQLAELADKPKEAEKPKSPNDLKFLDDPVHFIKEKLDLFITIAQKDPIQAVKFVPEVAGGIGALLVTLIAIIVGIASSGGAPPAAQKAAADVKDKAKEVKDKATKAVASGADVAKDATKRNTRSSS; via the exons ATGAAGTTCAACGCTGCCGCGTTGTCCGCCGCGGCAATGTTCGCTGGCGTCTACGCCGACGATGCTCAGAAGGTCCTCAGTGAGGATAAGACCTCTACTGCTGCTGAGTCCTCTACCTCGGTCACTCCCCAATTGTCCACCTTCACG CCTACTACCCTGAAGGCTCCTTTCTTGGAGCAGTTCACCGACGACTGGGAGAGCCGCTGGAGCCCTTCTCACGCTAAGAAGGACTCCAAGGATGACGAGGAATGGGCCTACGTTGGCGAGTGGTCCGTCGAGGAGCCTACCGTCTACAAGGGCATGGAGGGTGACAAGGGTCTTGTTGTCAAGAACCCCGCCGCTCACCACGCCATCTCGGCCAAGTTCCCTAAGAAGATTGACAACAAGGGCAAGACCCTCGTTGTTCAGTACGAAGTCAAGCTTCAGA ACGGTCTTGAGTGCGGTGGTGCTTACCTCAAGCTTCTCCGTGAGAACAAGGCTCTTCACTCTGAGGAGTTCTCGAACGCCACTCCCTATGTGATCATGTTCGGTCCCGATAAGTGCGGCCACACCAACAAGGTTCACTTCATCTTCAACCACAAGAACCCCAAGACTGGTGACTACGAGGAGAAGCACCTTACCTCTCCCCCCACCGCTCGCATTGTCAAGACCACCGAGCTCTACACTCTCATTGTCCACCCCAACAACACTTTCATCATCCAGCAGAACGGCGAGCAGGTCAAGACCGGCTCCCTTCTTGAGGACTTCTCCCCCTCCGTCAACCCTGAGAAGGAGATTGACGACGCCAAGGACTCCAAGCCTGAGGACTGGGTCGATGAGGCCCGCATCGCCGACCCCGAGGCCAAGAAGCCCGAGGACTGGGATGAGGACGCCCCCTACGAGATTGTCGATGAGGAGGCCACTAAGCCCGAGGACTGGCTCGAGGATGAGGCTCAGACCATCCCTGACCCTGAGGCCCAGAAGCCCGAGGACTGGGACGATGAGGAGGATGGTGACTGGGTCGCCCCTACTGTTCCCAACCCCAAGTGCACTGAGGCTTCTGGATGTGGCCCCTGGACCAAGCCCTTGAAGAAGAACCCTGATTACAAGGGCAAGTGGACCGCGCCGTACATTGACAACCCCGCCTACAAGGGCGTCTGGGCTCCTCGCAAGATTAAGAACCCCGACTACTTCGAGGACAAGACCCCCGCCAACTTTGAGCCCATGGGCGCT ATTGGCTTCGAGATCTGGACCATGCAGAACGACATCCTCTTCGACAACATCTACATTGGCCACTCCGTTGAGGATGCTGCCAAGCTTGCCGAGGAGACCTTCAAGGAGAAGCACCCCATTGAGCAGCTCGCTGAGCTCGCCGACAAGCCCAAGGAAGCCGAGAAGCCCAAGTCCCCCAACGACCTCAAGTTCCTTGACGACCCCGTTCACTTCATCAAGGAGAAGCTTGACCTCTTCATCACCATTGCCCAGAAGGACCCCATCCAGGCCGTCAAGTTCGTTCCCGAGGTTGCTGGCGGTATCGGTGCTCTTCTCGTCACTCTGATTGCCATCATTGTCGGCATTGCCAGCTCTGGTGGTGCTCCCCCCGCTGCCCAGAAGGCCGCGGCTGATGTCAAGGACAAGGCGAAGGAGGTCAAGGACAAGGCCACCAAGGCTGTTGCCTCTGGCGCCGACGTCGCGAAGGACGCTACCAAGCGCAACACCCGCAGCTCGTCTTAG
- a CDS encoding methylmalonate-semialdehyde dehydrogenase, with the protein MRRAFTRSITTGAGRTSRASLTRSSLLFSKPTIMASSGSPTSAVAARRIHATAKHLNAALYSTAESYPNTHEKIAKPEDTPFFLDNKFMTSAATDFIDLHDPATNNLVTRVPQMTTEELQSAVDSAEKAFPKWRAMSVLARQQIMFKFVALIRENWDRLAASITLEQGKTFADARGDVLRGLQVAEAACGAPELLKGEVLEVAKDMETRSYREPLGVVSAICPFNFPAMIPLWCIPIATVTGNTLILKPSERDPGAAMILAELVQKAGFPEGVVNVVHGAHKTVDFILEDPVIKAVSFVGGNKAGEYIFNKGSAHGKRVQANLGAKNHAAVLPDCNKNHFLNSVVGAAFGAAGQRCMALSTLVLVGETKEWLPELAELAKKLKVDGGFEAGADLGPVISPQSKQRIESLIQSAEDEGATILLDGRGYKPAKYPNGNWVAPTIITNVTPEMKCYTEEIFGPVLVCLNVDTLDEAVALINKNEYGNGTAIFTRSGATAEAFRRNIEAGQVGINVPIPVPLPMFSFTGNKKSVAAGGANTFYGRPGISFLTQQKTVTSFWASADAISQKADVSMPTHS; encoded by the exons ATGCGTCGAGCATTCACTCGAAGCATTACTACCGGTGCTGGCCGAACCTCTAGAGCATCTCTCACCCGCTCGTCACTCCTCTTCTCAAAGCCTACCATCATGGCCTCCTCCGGCTCACCCACCTCCGCCGTCGCGGCGAGGAGGATACACGCCACGGCGAAGCACCTCAACGCCGCCCTGTACTCGACGGCCGAGTCCTACCCCAACACCCACGAGAAGATTGCCAAGCCAGAAGACACCCCCTTCTTCCTGGACAACAAGTTCATGACCTCGGCCGCGACCGACTTCATCGACCTCCACGACCCGGCCACCAACAACCTCGTCACCCGCGTGCCGCAGATGACCACCGAGGAGCTGCAGTCCGCTGTGGACTCGGCCGAGAAGGCCTTCCCCAAGTGGCGTGCCATGAGCGTCCTCGCCCGCCAGCAGATCATGTTCAAGTTCGTCGCCCTCATCCGCGAGAACTGGGACCGTCTGGCGGCGAGCATCACCCTCGAGCAGGGCAAGACGTTTGCCGACGCCAGGGGCGATGTTCTCCGTGGTCTGCAGGTTGCCGAGGCCGCCTGCGGTGCGCCTGAGCTCTTGAAGGGCGAGGTGTTGGAGGTGGCCAAGGACATGGAGACGAGAAGCTACCGCGAGCCATTGGGTGTTGTGTCTGCCATCTGCCCTTTCA ACTTCCCCGCCATGATTCCCCTTTGGTGCATCCCCATCGCGACCGTCACCGGCAACACCCTCATCCTGAAGCCCTCGGAGCGCGACCCCGGCGCGGCCATGATCCTCGCCGAGCTCGTCCAAAAGGCCGGCTTCCCCGAGGGCGTCGTTAACGTCGTCCACGGCGCCCACAAGACGGTGGACTTCATCCTCGAGGACCCCGTCATCAAGGCAGTCAGCTTCGTCGGAGGCAACAAGGCCGGCGAGTACATCTTCAACAAGGGCTCCGCCCACGGCAAGCGCGTCCAGGCCAACCTCGGCGCCAAGAACCATGCCGCCGTCCTGCCGGACTGCAACAAGAACCACTTCCTCAACAGCGTCGTCGGCGCAGCCTTCGGCGCCGCCGGCCAGCGCTGCATGGCCCTCAGTaccctcgtcctcgtcggcGAGACAAAGGAGTGGCTCCCCGAGCTGGCCGAGCTGGCCAAGAAGCTCAAGGTTGACGGCGGCTTCGAGGCCGGTGCCGACCTCGGCCCCGTCATCTCCCCGCAGAGCAAGCAGCGCATCGAGAGCCTGATCCAGAGTGCCGAGGACGAGGGCGCCACCATCCTCCTCGACGGCCGCGGCTACAAGCCCGCAAAGTACCCCAACGGCAACTGGGTCGCGCCCACCATCATCACCAACGTGACGCCAGAGATGAAGTGCTACACGGAGGAGATCTTTGGCCCCGTCCTCGTCTGTCTCAACGTCGACACGCTTGACGAGGCCGTCGCGCTCATCAACAAGAACGAGTACGGTAACGGCACCGCCATCTTCACCCGCTCCGGCGCCACCGCCGAGGCCTTCCGCCGCAACATTGAGGCCGGCCAGGTCGGTATCAACGTGCCCATCCCCGTCCCTCTGCCCATGTTCTCCTTCACCGGCAACAAGAAGAGCGTTGCCGCGGGCGGCGCCAACACGTTTTACGGACGTCCCGGTATTTCCTTCTTGACGCAGCAGAAGACGGTCACGTCTTTCTGGGCGTCTGCCGATGCGATTTCGCAAAAGGCTGATGTCTCGATGCCTACACACTCATAA